A window of the Microtus pennsylvanicus isolate mMicPen1 chromosome 4, mMicPen1.hap1, whole genome shotgun sequence genome harbors these coding sequences:
- the LOC142848270 gene encoding olfactory receptor 2B2-like, with protein MTLANESISGEFILLGFSDRPWLELPLFVVFLVSYILTIFGNMTIILVSRLDSKLHTPMYFFLTNLSLLDLCYTTSTVPQMLVNICSSRKVISYGGCVVQLFIFLALGCTECFLLGVMSFDRFVAICRPLHYSVIMHQRRCLQLAAACWISGFSNSVLQSTWTLQMPRCGHKKVDHFLCEIPALLKLSCVDTTTIEAEQFFISVVFLLIPLILILISYIFIVQAVLRIRSAEGRRKAFGTCGSHLIVVVLFYGTAIYMYLQPPSPASKDRGKMVSLFYGIITPMLNPLIYTLRNKEVKGAFKRLVARVFLATK; from the coding sequence ATGACTCTGGCGAATGAGAGCATCTCAGGGGAGTTcattctcttagggttctcagaTCGGCCATGGCTGGAGCTGCCACTCTTTGTGGTGTTTCTGGTGTCCTATATCCTGACCATCTTTGGGAATATGACGATAATTCTGGTGTCCCGCCTGGATTCCAAActccacacccccatgtactttttcctcaCGAACCTGTCCCTGCTGGACCTGTGCTACACCACGAGCACTGTGCCCCAGATGCTCGTCAACATCTGCAGCTCCCGGAAGGTGATCAGCTATGGAGGCTGTGTGGTCcagcttttcattttcctggCCTTGGGTTGCACGGAATGCTTTCTCCTGGGCGTCATGTCCTTCGACAGGTTTGTAGCCATCTGTCGGCCTCTCCATTACTCAGTCATCATGCACCAAAGGCGCTGCCTGCAGTTGGCGGCTGCGTGTTGGATCAGTGGCTTCAGCAACTCAGTATTGCAGTCCACATGGACCCTTCAGATGCCACGGTGTGGCCATAAGAAAGTGGATCACTTCCTCTGTGAGATCCCTGCCCTGCTCAAACTGTCATGTGTGGATACCACAACTATTGAAGCTGAACAATTTTTCATAAGTGTTGTCTTCCTTTTAATACCATTGATTCTCATCCtaatatcatatatttttattgtccAAGCAGTGTTGAGGATCAGGTCAGCTGAAGGTCGGCGAAAGGCATTTGGGACATGTGGCTCCCACCTAATTGTGGTGGTGCTGTTTTATGGTACTGCCATCTACATGTATCTGCAGCCGCCGTCCCCTGCCTCCAAGGACAGAGGGAAAATGGTGTCCCTCTTTTATGGGATCATCACACCCATGCTGAACCCCCTCATCTACACACTTAGGAACAAAGAGGTAAAGGGAGCTTTTAAGAGATTGGTGGCCAGGGTCTTCTTGGCCACAAAATAA
- the LOC142848272 gene encoding olfactory receptor 2B2-like yields the protein MTLANESISGEFILLGFSDRPWLELPLFVVFLVSYILTIFGNMTIILVSRLDSKLHTPMYFFLTNLSLLDLCYTTSTVPQMLVNICSSRKVISYGGCVVQLFIFLALGCTECLLLGVMSFDRFVAICRPLHYSVIMHQRRCLQLAAVCWISGFSNSVLQSTWTLQMPRCGHKKVDHFLCEIPALLKLSCVDTTTIEAEQFFISVVFLLIPLILILISYIFIVQAVLRIRSAEGRRKAFGTCGSHLIVVVLFYGTAIYMYLQPPSPASKDRGKMVSLFYGIITPMLNPLIYTLRNKEVKGAFKRLVARVFLATK from the coding sequence ATGACTCTGGCGAATGAGAGCATCTCAGGGGAGTTcattctcttagggttctcagaTCGGCCATGGCTGGAGCTGCCACTCTTTGTGGTGTTTCTGGTGTCCTATATCCTGACCATCTTTGGGAATATGACGATAATTCTGGTGTCCCGCCTGGATTCCAAActccacacccccatgtactttttcctcaCGAACCTGTCCCTGCTGGACCTGTGCTACACCACGAGCACCGTGCCCCAGATGCTCGTCAACATCTGCAGCTCCCGGAAGGTGATCAGCTATGGAGGCTGTGTGGTCcagcttttcattttcctggCCTTGGGTTGCACGGAATGTCTTCTCCTGGGCGTCATGTCCTTCGACAGGTTTGTAGCCATCTGTCGGCCTCTCCATTACTCAGTCATCATGCACCAAAGGCGCTGCTTGCAGTTGGCGGCTGTGTGTTGGATCAGTGGCTTCAGCAACTCAGTATTGCAGTCCACATGGACCCTTCAGATGCCACGGTGTGGCCACAAGAAAGTGGATCACTTCCTCTGTGAGATCCCTGCCCTGCTCAAACTGTCATGTGTGGATACCACAACTATTGAAGCTGAACAATTTTTCATAAGTGTTGTCTTCCTTTTAATACCATTGATTCTCATCCtaatatcatatatttttatcGTTCAAGCAGTGTTGAGGATCAGGTCAGCTGAAGGTCGGCGAAAGGCATTTGGGACATGTGGCTCCCACCTAATTGTGGTGGTGCTGTTTTATGGTACTGCCATCTACATGTATCTGCAGCCGCCGTCCCCTGCCTCCAAGGACAGAGGGAAAATGGTGTCCCTCTTTTATGGGATCATCACACCCATGCTGAACCCCCTCATCTACACACTTAGGAACAAAGAGGTAAAGGGAGCATTTAAGAGGTTGGTGGCCAGGGTCTTCTTGGCCACAAAATAA
- the LOC142848273 gene encoding olfactory receptor 2B2-like produces MTLANESISGEFILLGFSDRPWLELPLFVVFLVSYILTIFGNMTIILVSRLDSKLHTPMYFFLTNLSLLDLCYTTSTVPQMLVNICSSRKVISYGGCVVQLFIFLALGCTECLLLGVMSFDRFIAICRPLYYAIIMHQRRCLQLAAVCWISGFSNSVLQSTWTLQMPRCGHKKVDHFLCEIPALLKLSCVDTTTIEAELFFVSIVFLIIPVTLILISYTFIVQAVLRIRSAEGRRKAFGTCGSHLIVVVLFYGTAIYMYLQPPSPASKDRGKMVSLFYGIITPMLNPLIYTLRNKEVKGAFKRLVARVFLATK; encoded by the coding sequence ATGACTCTGGCGAATGAGAGCATCTCAGGGGAGTTcattctcttagggttctcagaTCGGCCATGGCTGGAGCTGCCACTCTTTGTGGTGTTTCTGGTGTCCTATATCCTGACCATCTTTGGGAATATGACGATAATTCTGGTGTCCCGCCTGGATTCCAAActccacacccccatgtactttttcctcaCGAACCTGTCCCTGCTGGACCTGTGCTACACCACGAGCACCGTGCCCCAGATGCTCGTCAACATCTGCAGCTCCCGGAAGGTGATCAGCTATGGAGGCTGTGTGGTCcagcttttcattttcctggCCTTGGGTTGCACTGAATGTCTTCTCCTGGGTGTCATGTCCTTTGACAGATTTATAGCCATCTGTCGGCCTCTCTATTATGCAATCATCATGCACCAAAGGCGCTGCCTGCAGTTGGCGGCTGTGTGTTGGATCAGTGGCTTCAGCAACTCAGTATTGCAGTCCACATGGACCCTTCAGATGCCACGGTGTGGCCACAAGAAAGTGGATcattttctctgtgagattcCTGCCCTACTCAAGTTGTCCTGTGTGGATACGACAACTATTGAAGCTGAACTATTTTTTGTTAGTATTGTGTTCCTTATAATACCTGTGACTCTTATACTCATATCATATACTTTTATTGTCCAAGCAGTGTTGAGGATCAGGTCAGCTGAAGGTCGGCGAAAGGCATTTGGGACATGTGGCTCCCACCTAATTGTGGTGGTGCTGTTTTATGGTACTGCCATCTACATGTATCTGCAGCCGCCGTCCCCTGCCTCCAAGGACAGAGGGAAAATGGTGTCCCTCTTTTATGGGATCATCACACCCATGCTGAACCCCCTCATCTACACACTTAGGAACAAAGAGGTAAAGGGAGCATTTAAGAGGTTGGTGGCCAGGGTCTTCTTGGCCACAAAATAA